The genomic region CAATCAACAACAATAGCTCATCAGAAAGCTTCCCATAAGCCATCATATATGCATAACTTACTCAAGCCTGCATTAAAGCCAAAACACCAGGAAGGCTTTTTCCTTCCATCCATTCCAAAAAAGCCCCTCCAGCGGTCGAAAGATAAGTAAAATCATCCGCAACACCCGCATGGTTGAGCGCAAAAACTGTATCACCACCCCCAGCAATTGACACTAACTTACCTTGTTGAGTACATTTTGCAACGTGGCGTGCAACTGCAATCGTCCCCTGATCAAAGGGGGAAACCTCAAAAACACCAAGCGGCCCATTCCACACAACAGTTGCAGCAGTATCAATCATCTCATTAATCTGGGCAATAGAACGCGGGCCAATATCCAAAATCATCTCATTATCAGAGATATCCTCAAGATCACACTGACGATGCGGGGTATTTTTTTCACAACGCAATCCAACCACCACATCCACCGGTAAAACAAGCTCACAGTCATATTCGTGCGCTTTTTCAATAATTTCTTCAACCGTTTCCATTAAAGTGTGCTCATAAAGTGATTTACCAATAGCATAGCCTTGTGCTGCTAAAAAACTATTAGCCATACCGCCACCAATCACCAAAGCATTGACCTTTTGAACCAAATGATTGAGCACAAAAAGCTTACTTGAAACCTTAGCACCACCCACAACAGCCGCTAGCGGATACGTCGGGTCACCAAGCCCTTGTTCTAAAGCATGCAATTCGCGTTGCAAAGAACACCCTGCATAAGAAGGCAAAAAATGCGTAATCCCCTCTGTTGAGGCATGAGCACGGTGAGAAACAGAAAAAGCATCATTCACATAAATGTCAGCACTGCATGCTAAAGCTTCAGCAAAAGCATCATCATTGTCCTCTTCATCTTGATGAAAACGCAGATTTTCAAGAAGCAGAATCTCACCCTCTTTTAAGGCTTGAACAGCAGAACGCACCTCAAGACCAAAACATTTGTCTAAAAAAGAAACTTCCTGCCCCATAATTTTGGAAAGAGCCTGCGCAACAGGACGAAGCGAAAGCTCTGGAACCTTTTGCCCTTTAGGGCGACCACAATGGGAAATCAGTATAATCTTAGCACCGCGCTTTTGCAGTTCAACCAGCGTTTCTTTATGTCGCTTAAGACGTGTCTCATCACATACTTTTCCCTGCAACATCGGAACGTTAAAGTCCACCCGTACCAGCACACATTTTCCTGCAACATCAGCCTCATCAATTGTCCGAAACCCCATTATTTCTCCCTCTTTTTGATTCTTTTCACCAATTGTTTTAGCTTAACTCTTTTATCCAAAAAGTTCTCGCAATCCACATATCTCTTTTTGAAACCTCTCAATTAAACAGCAATACTTCTCTTTAAGTCCAAGAGTAAAAAACAAATGTTCATCTCTATTCTTTTTAAAAAAGACTCTTCTTTTTTAAAAGAAATTTCATGAAGCTTGCTGCACAAAGAAAACTCTCGCTAGCATGCCCATTAAAAAGAAACCAAAGCTCCTCTTTTAGTCCTCTTTTTTACAAGGTTTTGGCAAAAGCCACAGCAGTATCAGCCATGCGGTTTGAAAAGCCCCATTCATTATCATACCAAACAAGAACCCGGCAAAGCTTACCATCAACAACTTTAGTTTGCTCAGCTTGAACAATGGCTGAATGCGGATTATGATTAAAATCACTGCTGACAAGTTTTTCTTCTGTATAATCTAAAATGCCCTTAAGCTGGCCTTGCGCAGCCTCACAAATGGCAGCATTAATCTCTTCAACAGTTGTGGAACGCTGAGCTGTAAAGGTCAAATCAACAACAGAAACATTAGGCGTTGGAACACGAATGGCCACACCATCTAGGAGACCTTTTAATTCCGGCAAAACCAATCCCACTGCCTTAGCAGCCCCCGTTGATGTAGGGATCATAGAAAGAGCAGCAGCACGAGAACGGTAAAGATCACGGTGCATTGTATCTAAAACAGGTTGATCACCCGTATAGGAATGGATTGTCGTCATAAAGCCCTTTTCAATGCCAACAACCTTGTGGAGCACTTGCGCAACAGGTGCCAAACAATTGGTTGTACAAGAAGCATTCGACACCACCTGATGTTCTTTACTTAAAATCTGGTGGTTAACCCCATACACCACAGTCAAATCAGCATCATTAGAAGGTGCAGAAATAAGAACACGCTTTGCACCCGCCACCAAGTGGGCACTGGCTTTATCGCGCTCGGTAAAAAAACCTGTACATTCCAGGGCAACATCAATACCCAAATCCTTCCAAGGTAAATGCGCCGGGTCACGCTGTGCTGTTACCTGAATCAAACCATACCCAACATCAAGTGTATCACCCACCACCTTAACAGGTGCACCAAAACGCCCGTGCACCGAATCATAGCGTAATAAATGGGCATTGGTTTCCACAGAACCTAAATCATTGATCGCAACAACCTCAATATCTTTGCGTCCACTTTCAACAATAGCACGCAAGATAGAACGCCCAATACGACCAAATCCATTAATTGCAACGCGAATACTCATTTGATTTTTCCCTCATTGATTTGTTTCAATCTTTCTTCAACAACAGCAACTACATTTTCACATGTAATCCCAAAATGCATATAAAGATCGTCCATCGGTGCACTTGCACCAAATCCTTCCATACCAATAAATACACCATCACTACCAATAAAATAATCCCATCCTTGCCGAATGGCTGCCTCAACAGCAATTTTAAGGGGAGCATCGCCAATTAAAGCATTTTGATAGGCAGCAGATTGTTCAAAAAACAGCTCAAAACAAGGGACAGAAACCACACGCGTTGGAATACCCTTTTCTTCTAAAATAGCATGCGCTTCTACAATAATTTCCACTTCTGAACCTGAAGCAAAAAGAGTAACTTGAGCCGTATCACTTGCCATGAGTAATTCATAAGCACCAAGCATACATAAATTGTCTTCTTTATAATCCCGGCGCAAAAGTGGTAAATTTTGCCTGCTCAAAGCCAAAGTAGAAGGCGTCTTACATGCCCTCAAAGCCAATTGCCAACATTCCACCGTTTCCACAGCATCAGCAGGCCTGAAAACAAAATGATTAGGAAGTGCGCGCAAAGAAGCCAAATGCTCTACTGGCTGATGAGTTGGCCCATCCTCACCAAGACCGATGGAATCATGGGTCATCACATAAATTACCCGCAACCCCATTAAGGAAGACAAACGCATGGCAGGGCGCATATAGTCAGAAAAACATAAAAAAGTCCCACCATAAGGAATGAACCCTCCATAAAGAGCAAGGCCATTCATCACCGCACCCATTGCGTGCTCGCGAATACCATAGTGCAAATAACGACCTGAAAAATCCTCAGCAGTAATGCTTTTCATCTGGCTTGTTTTTGTACAGTTGGAACCAGTTAAATCAGCAGAACCACCAATGGTTTCAACAACCACCCCGTTAATGACTTCAAGAGCCATTTCAGAAGCTTTACGCGTTGCAACATGCGGACAATCTAAAACCAATTGCTTTTTATATTCATCAAGCACACTCTCAAAGCTACTTACAAGATCGCCACGCATCAACCGTTCAAATTCAGCCCGCTTTGACACAGGTAAAGCAGAAAGCTGTGCTTCCCATTTTTTGCGCTTTTTTGCAGCACTAAGACCTGCCAAACGCCAACTGTCAAGAATATCAGAAGGGACAACAAAAGGCTCTTGTGCCCAACCTAAAGCTTTACGGGTTGCAGCAATTTCTTCTGCCCCCAAAGGTGACCCATGAACCTTATTAGTCCCCCCTTTACGAGGTGCCCCAAAACCAATAATTGTTTTACACGCAATAAGAGTGGGTTTATCAGAAGTTTTCGCCGTCTCAATGGCTCGTGCCAATGCACTTTGATTATGCCCATTGACCTTAATGGTATTCCAACCACACGCTTTAAAACGTGCCACTTGGTCTGTACTATCTGTAAGAGAGATAGCCCCATCGATCGATATATCATTATCATCCCAAAATACAATCAGCTTATTTAGTTTTAAATGACCAGCAAGCGAAATTGCTTCTTGGGCTATACCTTCCATTAAACACCCATCGCCAACCAAAACATAAGTATAATGATTGATCAAATCACCAAAACGTGCGTTTAATAAACGCTCACCCAATGCCATCCCAACAGCATTAGCAAGCCCCTGCCCAAGTGGCCCAGTGGTTGTCTCAACTCCTGCACCATGACCATATTCTGGATGCCCAGCAATTTTAGAACCCATTTGGCGAAAATTGCGGATATCATCAAGAGAGATATCTTCATAGCCTGAAAGATACATTAAAGCATAAAGCAACATTGACCCATGCCCGGCTGATAAAACAAAGCGATCGCGGTTGGGCCAACGAGGGTTTTTTGGGTCATGCACTAAAAATTTTGTGTAAAGAACTGTCGCAATATCAGCCGCCCCCATTGGCAAGCCAGGATGACCAGACTGTGCTTTTTCAATCGCATCAATAGCAAGAAAGCGAATAGCATTGGCCATTTGATTTTGTTGTTCAGTATTTGTCATGAATGATCGACCATTTTTTTAATTTGTTATTTTTCCACAACTTGAAGACATTTTATAATACGTATATACTTTGCTGTATATGTCTTGTAATTACGTCTTTCTATTTTCTTTCTTACACTTTTTATGCCTCTAATTTTACGTTTTTACGCCCTTAAACTATGCCCTAACATGCATGCCAATTATGCTTATAACATTTATGCCAACAGTGTTTAAAAATCCAGTTTTTAATTAATATCAACATCCTGTTTTTCTTGCCAAAATATTCTTTATCTTTCACAATAAAATGCATGCAACAAAAGAGAATGAGTGATTCGTCTTTATAAAAAGGCTTAAAGTTAAAGGATATAATCACTATGAACCAAGAGACTGATATTCTGCCACAAGCTTTAAAGCAACTAGAAAAAGCACTCAGAAACTTAGAGGCTGCCATTACCAATCAGCATACTCTTATCGACAAACACAATGAATGGGAAGCAGAAATTCAACAAATGAACGCTGATCGTAGCCGCCTTGCTCAAGAACTTGATAAATCAGAAGCCCATGCAGAGCGGCTAGAGATAACCAATAAAGAGGTTTCCAAACGGTTGATTCGTGCTATGGAAACAATTCGTGTTGTACTTGACAGGTAAAGGTTTAAACCATGGAAACTGTTTCTGTCACTATTGATGGCAAAATTTATCGTATGGCTTGCGATAAAGGGCAAGAAAGCCACCTTCAGCAGCTTGCTGCCCAATTAGATCAATATATCACACACCTGAAAAATGATTTTGGGGAAATCGGTGATCATCGCTTATCCGTTATGGCCGGCATTATGATTATCGATGAAATGGAAGAAATAAAACGAGAAAATAAAAAATTGCAAGAAAGCTACGCAACTCTCTTACAACAAAACTCTGAACGAGACCAAACCTTAAGCAAAATTGTGCACGAAACAACTGAGCGTATTGAAAAGCTGACCAATCAATTACTCTTGCAAGACGATGAGGCTAATCTCACACCCTCTTAAAATAACAGCAAAAAGCATAAGGCATAAGGTTTTCATGCGTCCAAAAAATCATTCAAATGTCAAATAATCATTTAAATATCACTTAAATGTCAAAGCTTGCAAACACTCAAAGCACAAACCACACATTTTCTAAGCCTTACAGCTTTCAAGCTTTTTGCTAAAAGTTAAGAGTATGCATCTGTTCAACAGGCTTCTTTGAGCACCTTTTTTAAAACACCCTTTAAAAGGGTCAAACACTTTTTGAATTGTTTAAACAACAAGAAGCAATACGCAATAAATTTGTTGCACCAGGCGTTCCAAAGGGAACTCCAGCAATCACAATAAACCGATCACCCGCCTGACAAAAGCCTTCCTGAAAGGCAATTGCAGCTGCACGATGAACCATATCATCTAAATCATGCGCATCCTCACTAACCACACAATGAAGCCCCCAAACCAAAGCTAACCGCCGCGCTGTCTTAACAATCGGCGATAAAGCAATGATAGGTCTGTTTGGGCGTTCACGTGATGTACGCACACCTGTTGCACCTGAAGCAGTATAGGCAACAATAGCTTCTAACTGCAGTGTTTCAGCTATCTGACGGGCTGCAAAAGAAATCGCATCTGGCCCTGTTGCTTCTGGTTTGGGGCGCTGCGCATTAACCATTGTAGCATAGGTGTGATCACTCTCAACCTGCTTTGCAATACGGTCCATCATGCCCACAGCCTCTTCAGGGTAAAGACCAGAAGCTGATTCTGCCGATAACATCACCGCATCAACACCAGCATAAACAGCTGTAGCCACATCAGAAACTTCTGCCCGTGTTGGTACAGGCGCCGTAATCATTGATTCAAGCATCTGCGTTGCAACAACCACAGGCTTTCCTGCCAAACGGCACGCTTTGATAATCTTCATCTGAAGAGATGGCACTTGTTCTAAAGGCACTTCCACCCCAAGATCTCCCCGTGCAATCATAAGACTATCAGAAACATCAATAATGTCTTCTATATGCTCTAAAGCCTGAGGTTTTTCGATCTTAGCCATCAAGGATACTTTGCCTTGCGTTAGCTTTTGAACCGATAAAATATCTTCCGGGTGTTGGATAAAAGAAAGTGCCACCCAATCAACTGACTGTTCTAAAACAGCCATAAGATCAGCATGGTCTTTTGATGTCATCGTCCCACAAGGCAAAACCGTATCAGGAAGATTAATCCCCTTGCGATCAGAAATATGTGTTCCAGCAATCACACGGCACTCAATAGAAGCACCATCACAAGCTTCAGCCAAAAGTTCAAGCTTCCCATCATCCAGCAATAAACGATCACCGGGTTTAACAGCCGCTAAAACTTCCCTATGGGGTAAAAAAACACGCCGTGCATCACCAAGCACATCTTTATTATCTAACGTAAAACGCTGCCCAATAACCAAATTCTCTTTGCCATTTTCAAAACGCCCGATTCGTAATTTCGGCCCTTGCAGATCTGCTAAAATGCCAATAGGCCGACAAACCGCCTTTTCAACAGCCCGTATACGCTCAACCACATCACGCATTGTCGCATGATCTGTGTGGCTCATATTAATCCGAAAAACATCCGCTCCAGCTTTAAAAAGCTTTTCAATCATTGATACTGAAAAAGAAGAGGGACCAAGTGTAGCAATGATTTTAATGTTACGTGCACGTTTCATGGTGAACCCTCCCCTAACCCCCCTAAAGTATTAGGAGACTTTGAAGTTGAATTATTCAAAAAAGGCTTATCAGTTAACTGGACCATCCAACTGGTTTGATTACCTGTATCAATTTCTTCAAATGTAGCCTTTTGAAACCCCCTCGCAAAACAATCATGAACACCCTCAATAACAAATTTGCTATCCTTCACACACATTGTTATAGAACCAACCCAACTGCCTTTTTTTTGTGCATCTTCTGCATATAAATAATAAAACCGTGATGAAAGCGGCCCATCAATCAGGGATTTACACACTGTAGGTGGAATAACCCACCAGCCTTCACTCACCCAGTCTGAAAGTGTGCGATAGCCAAGGGCAATACCCACTGTTTTTTGAGTCATATTACAAACCCGAAAATCAGCTTTTACATATCCGGTAAATAAGAACAAAAGAAGAACGTTTAACAGAAAAACCTTCAACTTTTTATGCCTTCCTTGTCCAAATATACTTTTGTGCTTTTTGACATTTTTAAGCCCAATTTTACAAAAACAGTCCTTACAATAAAACATTCATCCCTTCTTTTCTTTTTTCTTCAAAATACTGCAGCTTTAAAGTGTGATTTATCATATTTTTATTTTATTTCTTTTTTATCTTCTCTTTATCCATGTATAAGCTTATCTTCTCTTTATTCACGCATATATTTTTTCATTCACACTATTTAAAGCGAATTTGTAAAAAAGTGAAACGATTGACTTTTTTCCCACTCTTCAGGCACCCCTAATGTATCAGGCACCCTTAATGTAAGAGTTTATTATTCAAAGAGTTAATTTATAACACACACCTTGGAGAAAAATATAATGAGCACTCTAGCCGATGAAACACAAGCCGTATCCGCCAATCAATTGCGCGCTTTTATTGAACGTATTGAACGATTAGAAGAAGAAAAAAAAGCAATTTCCGACGATATTAAAGACGTTTATACGGAACTTAAAGGATCTGGCTTTGACAGTAAAGCCGTGCGCCACATTATACGACTG from Bartonella schoenbuchensis R1 harbors:
- a CDS encoding DUF2312 domain-containing protein; amino-acid sequence: MSTLADETQAVSANQLRAFIERIERLEEEKKAISDDIKDVYTELKGSGFDSKAVRHIIRLRKKEDHERSEEEAIIQLYKNALGMD
- the tkt gene encoding transketolase encodes the protein MTNTEQQNQMANAIRFLAIDAIEKAQSGHPGLPMGAADIATVLYTKFLVHDPKNPRWPNRDRFVLSAGHGSMLLYALMYLSGYEDISLDDIRNFRQMGSKIAGHPEYGHGAGVETTTGPLGQGLANAVGMALGERLLNARFGDLINHYTYVLVGDGCLMEGIAQEAISLAGHLKLNKLIVFWDDNDISIDGAISLTDSTDQVARFKACGWNTIKVNGHNQSALARAIETAKTSDKPTLIACKTIIGFGAPRKGGTNKVHGSPLGAEEIAATRKALGWAQEPFVVPSDILDSWRLAGLSAAKKRKKWEAQLSALPVSKRAEFERLMRGDLVSSFESVLDEYKKQLVLDCPHVATRKASEMALEVINGVVVETIGGSADLTGSNCTKTSQMKSITAEDFSGRYLHYGIREHAMGAVMNGLALYGGFIPYGGTFLCFSDYMRPAMRLSSLMGLRVIYVMTHDSIGLGEDGPTHQPVEHLASLRALPNHFVFRPADAVETVECWQLALRACKTPSTLALSRQNLPLLRRDYKEDNLCMLGAYELLMASDTAQVTLFASGSEVEIIVEAHAILEEKGIPTRVVSVPCFELFFEQSAAYQNALIGDAPLKIAVEAAIRQGWDYFIGSDGVFIGMEGFGASAPMDDLYMHFGITCENVVAVVEERLKQINEGKIK
- a CDS encoding DUF4164 domain-containing protein, which codes for MNQETDILPQALKQLEKALRNLEAAITNQHTLIDKHNEWEAEIQQMNADRSRLAQELDKSEAHAERLEITNKEVSKRLIRAMETIRVVLDR
- a CDS encoding cell division protein ZapA is translated as METVSVTIDGKIYRMACDKGQESHLQQLAAQLDQYITHLKNDFGEIGDHRLSVMAGIMIIDEMEEIKRENKKLQESYATLLQQNSERDQTLSKIVHETTERIEKLTNQLLLQDDEANLTPS
- a CDS encoding phosphoglycerate kinase, whose amino-acid sequence is MGFRTIDEADVAGKCVLVRVDFNVPMLQGKVCDETRLKRHKETLVELQKRGAKIILISHCGRPKGQKVPELSLRPVAQALSKIMGQEVSFLDKCFGLEVRSAVQALKEGEILLLENLRFHQDEEDNDDAFAEALACSADIYVNDAFSVSHRAHASTEGITHFLPSYAGCSLQRELHALEQGLGDPTYPLAAVVGGAKVSSKLFVLNHLVQKVNALVIGGGMANSFLAAQGYAIGKSLYEHTLMETVEEIIEKAHEYDCELVLPVDVVVGLRCEKNTPHRQCDLEDISDNEMILDIGPRSIAQINEMIDTAATVVWNGPLGVFEVSPFDQGTIAVARHVAKCTQQGKLVSIAGGGDTVFALNHAGVADDFTYLSTAGGAFLEWMEGKSLPGVLALMQA
- the gap gene encoding type I glyceraldehyde-3-phosphate dehydrogenase, which gives rise to MSIRVAINGFGRIGRSILRAIVESGRKDIEVVAINDLGSVETNAHLLRYDSVHGRFGAPVKVVGDTLDVGYGLIQVTAQRDPAHLPWKDLGIDVALECTGFFTERDKASAHLVAGAKRVLISAPSNDADLTVVYGVNHQILSKEHQVVSNASCTTNCLAPVAQVLHKVVGIEKGFMTTIHSYTGDQPVLDTMHRDLYRSRAAALSMIPTSTGAAKAVGLVLPELKGLLDGVAIRVPTPNVSVVDLTFTAQRSTTVEEINAAICEAAQGQLKGILDYTEEKLVSSDFNHNPHSAIVQAEQTKVVDGKLCRVLVWYDNEWGFSNRMADTAVAFAKTL
- the pyk gene encoding pyruvate kinase; the encoded protein is MKRARNIKIIATLGPSSFSVSMIEKLFKAGADVFRINMSHTDHATMRDVVERIRAVEKAVCRPIGILADLQGPKLRIGRFENGKENLVIGQRFTLDNKDVLGDARRVFLPHREVLAAVKPGDRLLLDDGKLELLAEACDGASIECRVIAGTHISDRKGINLPDTVLPCGTMTSKDHADLMAVLEQSVDWVALSFIQHPEDILSVQKLTQGKVSLMAKIEKPQALEHIEDIIDVSDSLMIARGDLGVEVPLEQVPSLQMKIIKACRLAGKPVVVATQMLESMITAPVPTRAEVSDVATAVYAGVDAVMLSAESASGLYPEEAVGMMDRIAKQVESDHTYATMVNAQRPKPEATGPDAISFAARQIAETLQLEAIVAYTASGATGVRTSRERPNRPIIALSPIVKTARRLALVWGLHCVVSEDAHDLDDMVHRAAAIAFQEGFCQAGDRFIVIAGVPFGTPGATNLLRIASCCLNNSKSV
- a CDS encoding DUF1036 domain-containing protein; translation: MFYCKDCFCKIGLKNVKKHKSIFGQGRHKKLKVFLLNVLLLFLFTGYVKADFRVCNMTQKTVGIALGYRTLSDWVSEGWWVIPPTVCKSLIDGPLSSRFYYLYAEDAQKKGSWVGSITMCVKDSKFVIEGVHDCFARGFQKATFEEIDTGNQTSWMVQLTDKPFLNNSTSKSPNTLGGLGEGSP